Genomic segment of Kingella negevensis:
TGGCCACCAGATAAAAAAGCCCAAACAATTTGTTTGGGCTTTTCTCATATTCCTTATATTCACTAGGAACACACATCATGCGTTGGCAAGACAGAGAAGGCAGTAACAACATTGAAGACCGTCGCGGTTCTTCTGGCGGCGGAGGCGGCAAATCCCCAGGCATCATCGGTATCATCGTGCTACTCGTAGGAGCTTACTACGGCGTAGATTTAAGCGGTTTAGTTGGCGGCAACGCAGCCTTAACACAACAAACACAAACCCAGCAAACCAAATCAGCCCCATCGTAACAAGAGCAAGAATTAGCCAAGCTCAGCTCAGTCGTTTTAAAAGAAACCGAAAACGTGTGGGGCGCATACTTCCAAAAAGCAGGCGCAAAATACAAAAATCCAACCATGGTTTTCTATTCAGGTGCAACTTCCACCGCATGCGGCACAGGACAAGCCAGCGCAGGCCCATTCTATTGCCCAGTCGATAACAAACTGTATATCGACTTGTCTTTCTACGACACCATGAAAAACCAATTAGGTGCAGAAGGCGACGCCGCATTTGCGTATGTGATTGCCCACGAAGTCGGGCACCACGTCCAAACCCTACTTGGCACAATTCAAAAAGTCCACCAAGCACAAAGCCAAGTTAGCCAAAAAGAATCCAACGCCCTCTCAGTCAAACTAGAATTGCAAGCAGACTGCTACGCAGGCGTATGGGGCCACTACGCACAAAAAGACGGCTTATTTGAAGCAGGTGACATCGAAGAAGCCTACAACGCCGCCGAATCTGTTGGCGACGACACATTGCAAGAACGCGCCCAAGGCTATTCCGTGCCACACACCTTCACGCACGGTTCATCAGCCAACCGCAAACAATGGTTACAACGCGGATTACAAACAGGCGATATTAACCAATGCAACACCTTTGCAACTTCATAAAACAAACGCAGCCTGAAAACCCATTTTCAGGCTGCTTTTTCGTGTGAAGCATATAAAAATCAGTTAAAATAAAGAATTATTTTTTTGAAACACACTATGTCCTTCCAACCCCTGCTTGCCACATTAGCCGACACGCAACCACATCACATCACCGAGTTAGCCAAACAGCTAGGCTGCCTACCGCAGCAACTCAACATGATTTGGCAACAAGTACCCAACCACTTACGCCCCCTGTTGCGCCAAAGAGACGGTTACTGGCAACTTTCACGTCCCATCGCCATGCTGCCTGAAAACCACAGCCAGCCAAACTTCACATTAGACGTGCAGCCTGAAACCGAATCCACCAACACCCTGTTAGCAGAGCGCGTACATTCAGGCAAATCCAGCCACCGACACATCATCGTCGCGCACAGCCAAACACAAGGGCGTGGAAGACAAGGCAGAAAATGGCAAAACAATTTAGGCGAATGTCTCATGTTCAGCCTCGGTTGGACATTTGACAAACCCCAAGTCGAACTACTCGCGCTTGCCCCCGTAACCGCCCTAGCCTGTCAGCAAGCCCTGCAAGCACTCGGTTGCCCAGCCCAAATCAAATGGCCAAACGACCTAGTCATCGGCTTAGACAAACTCGGCGGCATACTCATCGAAAGCATACGCAAAGACGGCAAAACCCACGCCATTATCGGCATCGGCATCAACTTCATGCAGCCTGAAACCCAAGAAAACATTACCAGTTTTCAGGCTGCGGCCACACAAAAACACAACATCAGCACCCTATTCGGACAAATCATTGAAAAACTGGATACCGTGCTAACCCAATTTGCAGAACAAGGTTTCGCCCCCTTTCAGGCTGCCTACGAAGCCGTACACCGCGACCAACACCAAACCGTCAGCCTATTGCGCGACAACCAAGTGATTTGCAACGGACGCATTCTAGGCATCAGCCCAACAGGTGCGCTACGATTACAAACCGCCCAAGGCGAACAAGAAATCATTAGCGGCGAAATCAGCCTGCGCCGTCCAGAGCAACTTTCAGGCAGCCTGAAAAAATACCTACTCTTAGACGGCGGCAACAGTCGATTAAAATGGGCATGGGTAGAAAATGCTACAATAAACCACATTTCCCACGCCCCCTATCGCGACCTAACGCGCTTGCAACAAGAATGGGAGGAACACGGCACACTAGACACCCAAATCATCGGTTCAGCCGTGTGTGGCGACATCAAAAAAGAACTGGTGCAAAGCCGCTTGCCTTACCCGATAGAATGGCTCACCTCCATGCCACAAGCACTCGGCATGATAAACCACTATCGCAACCCAGCAGAACACGGCGCAGACCGTTGGTTTAACGCACTCGGTTCACGCAAATTTAGCCAAAACGCCAGCGTGATTGTCAGTTGCGGCACAGCCGTAACCGTGGACGCAGTAACCGCCGACAAGCATTATCTAGGCGGTACCATCATGCCAGGGTTTCACCTCATGCGCGAATCCCTATTGCAACGCACCGCCCAGCTGCAACGCCCAGAAGGACAGTATTATGCCTTCCCAACCACCACCGCCAACGCCATCAGCACAGGCATGTTAGACGCCGTTTGCGGCTCCATCATGCTCATGCACACACGGCTAAAAGAACGCTGTCAAACACCTGTAGACATCATCCTCACAGGTGGCGGCGCAAACAAAATATTAGAAGCTCTACCGCACGATTTTACTTTAACCAACACCGTCAAAATCATCGACAATCTCGTGATTTACGGACTGATTAACTGGATAAAAAACAAATGAAATGGCTCTTTGCTACATTAGTAGCCTTAAACTTAATCGTATTTGCTGGCATGATTGCAAGCAAGATTTACCCAATCAAAAAAGCTCCAGCTCAAGTCGCGCAGCAAGCGCAGCAGCCGCAGCCGACCGTTATCATCAACACAACAGGTGCAGCACCAGCCGCACAAGCCACATCAGCGTCAGCGACGGTAACTACTGCAACCGCCAACACAGCAACCGCAGCCACACCAGCTAAACGTGTTACACCTCCCACAACTAACAACACAAAACCCAGCAACTCAACTGCTTTAACACAACCTAAAACCAATAATACAAGCAGCAGTCAAGCCGTTACTACAGGCACAGCACAAGCTAACTATCGCAACTGTTCGGCAAGTGTCAGCATGCCTGAAGACGACTACCATCGCATCAAAGGCTTGTTAAAAACCTTCCCGCACGCAGCCACACGTCAAGTAATTGATGGCAGCGAAGGCAATCACAGTTCAGCACGTATGAACGTTTTGTTTATGTCTGTCAGCGACCAAGAAGCTGGCACCATTCAAGGCATCGTAGGACGCTACGGTTCATTACGTCGTTCGCCTTGCGGTAAATAAACATAAAAAAGCAGCCTGAAAAGTTTTCAGGCTGCTTTTTTTATCAATTAACGCATTTTTTCATTCAACATCATCGCCACTTCATCAACATAGCCATCTACTTCAAAATAACGCTCCCCTTCCGCGCAGCTATACACCACTACAGTCGTCGGCGGGTTCTCATTACGTGGCTCAACACGGCGAATATAATCCGTGTTCACATACAAACGATGCCCATGAATATTAGATAGTTCTACCAAACAAGCCATAATTTTCCCTTCGCTTTCCGTACCATGAAGGACGATACGATACACGATTTTTCAGTCATCTAAAAGACTATAGTTGATTAAAATAAGAATGAGACAAGGCGACAATGCCCGCCGTGTGCACGTGGCACATAAGGGCGTTGGCAACGCAGTATCATTGCAATTTTAATCAACTATAAAAACTGACGTATCACAAACACCTGTTTATTTTCGTGCCGCGCACAATTCCCATTTTTCAGGCTGCATCAATTCGCTGCTGTATTCCGTAAACACCATGCGCAACGTTAAATCTTCGCTTTCCAGCAACAAAATGCGTGGCATACCCTCTTCCGTCAATTCACGTGAAATTTCCCAACCCGATTGCTGCAATTTACCGTCCGCCGTAAAACTGTGTGGCACATCACGCACCCATTCACCATTCGCCCACACACCCAAATATTTCACAGGCAAATCGTAGCCCAAAAGCTGCTCACTCAATTGCTCAGGCGTGTCTGCCAAATACACCTTGCCATTGCTGTCTTGCGCCAACACCCCTTGCGAATCCTGACACAACTGCCCTACCGTCGTGCCAATCGGCGTGTTTACATCAATCGTCTCCACACCATTTTTACGCGACCAGTCAAAGTTCGCATAACTGCCCTTCTCATTAATTTTTACGCCCAGTCTACCCGAAGCTTCAAATTGCCGATTATCACGCTGCGCTTGCCATTGCGCTGGCGTTTGAGAAGTCGTTGCCACACAAGCCGTCAGCAAACACACGCAGCCTGAAAGAAATATATGTTTCAATTTCATGTTTCACCTCAAAAATGCAGCCTGAAAAGACTTTCAGACTGCAATGATTATTTAAATTGCACTTTAAACCGCTTCAAAGTATTCAACAAATACTTATCTTTTGGCGACTGAATCCAAGCCTTTTGCCAAATCTCTTTCGCTTTTTCAGGCTGCTTCAATGCCCAATACACCTCGCCCAAATGGCTCGCCACTTCAGCATTTTCAAAATTATCGTAAGCGAACTCCAAATAAGGCAACGCCATCTGAGCCTGACCTTTTTTGTAATAAGCCCAGCCCAAACTATCGTTATACATCACATTATTCGGCTCGGCATCATAAGCAGCCTGAATCAACGGCAATGCCTCATTCATGTATTTAGACGGTTTTAACTCCAGCAATACATAACCCAAATTATTCTTAAACATCGCATTATCAGGCTCTAAAGCCAATAACTTACGCAAATCCGCAATGCCCTTTTCAGGCTGCGACATCAGTGAATAAAGATTCGCACGGAACTCTAGCGCAATCATCAGCAATTCCGTTTTCAAAACAGATTGTTGAGACTTCTCCAAGTTCGCCATATGCGCATTCAATTCAGCCAACAATTTTTTCTGCGGCAACACCTGACTCATCGAACGCAAATAAGCCCCTTGCAAATCCAAAATAGAAAAAATCGAATCCGAATAAGTTGGGTGCTTAAACGCCTCTTTACTGTATTCATACGTTTTTTGCCAATTTTGTTGCTTATCTGCAATCATCGTCAGCAAAGACCACTTGTCAAACAAATAATGCGAATGCGTAATTCTCTGCGCCCAATCCTCCGCATTGCGCCAATCCGACATCGACGCATATTGCACACTCATATTAATCGCCGCACGCGCCTTATCATCATCGCTACCATGTTCATACGCCTGTTGATAATACTTCGCGACAGTATCTATATCAGCACCCTGATACATGTGCAATCTCGCAGCCTGAAAATACACATTTGCCGATTTCGTTTCTTCGTTCAGCAACTTCTGAATTTTTTGTTCAGCCGCGTCATACTGACCACTCGCAATCAAATTCTCCACTTCCAGCTCGCGCCAAATCGGTGCTAATTTACTTGAATCCGTCTTTTTGAAAAATGTCGTCAATAAATCAGGATTTTTGTTCAACTCATGGAACAAAATGCGCATCGTTGTCGGCGAAATATCCTTATCCAAAGTCGCCAAACGCTTCAGCGCACTCATCACCTGCGCCCCTTTGTTTCCGTTATAAATCACTTCCACCAAAGCAGATTCAGGCAAATCAGAATATTCACGTGCCAACTGAATCACTTGCGAACTAATCCCTTCCGCCTTATCAGGACTTTGCAGCGCGTACTCCGCCAAAATCGCCAACAATTTAGAACGCTGCTCATCAGAATTTGCCTCAACAAACACCTGTTTCATGTCCGCCATTGCCACGTCTAACTGATTATTAGAAATCGCACGCACCCAGCCCCAACGACGCAACGCTGGGCTAGGATTTGGCTCTGATGCACGCCATTTCTGGTAAATCGTCTCTGCCACATTATAAGCACGCACTTGAGTGGAAATTTCCATAATGCGTTCTGCCACTTCAGGCGATTGCGTGCGGTTATAAACATTCACATAAGAACCCAACGATTCCGATAAACGGTTTTCCGTCAGCGCAATTTCACCAAACAACAAAGTAAAAATATGGTCTGTTCGTTTTGCCGCTTCTTCTTTACGTGTGCGTTCCTCTTGTTCTATTTTTTGCTTTGAATCCACTGGCTCAGAATCATTTGCCGCATAAACGCTGCCTGAAAAAGCCAATAAAATTGCCGCCGCCAATGGCGCAATACGCTGATGAAATAAAGGTTTCATTGATAAATTTCCAATTACATGATTTTTAAACAATATAGCACAAGCACAAGAAAAATAGTTTGCAGAAAAAGTAAATTCAAAACAAAACGCAGCCTGAAAACTTTTCAGGCTGCGTTTACTAATATGTTACGCTTCTTCGTTCAAAGCACGCGGAAACAACAAATTATTTTCAAAATCAATGTGTGCCAACAAATCATCTGCAAATTCACGCAATTCCGCGTATAACCGTTGCCAACTATTGCACGCATCAGCAGGCGGCGTTAAATTATCTGTCAAATCAAATAATTGTTGCAAAACCGCGCTGTGGTCTTCATGCTCCATCATCATTACACGAATCGGCATTCCCGCATTGCGACCCATGCCACCTTTAATCATCGGGAACAACATACGTTCTTCCTTCATCATGTGGCTCGCCAATTCTGCCTCAATATGTTGCACCAAAGGCAACAAATCCGCAGAAACTTTGTCCGCATGTCGCTCACTCACTTTTTGCGCCAACGGAATAATGCTCGCAAATTGACGGCGATGCGTTTCATGAAAACGCTCCAGCACATGGTCTACAGTTGCTGGTAATGGCGCATTTTGCCAAACAGATTGGTCAGTCATGGTAGTGTCCTTAAAATATTGTTATTTGCCCAAAGTTTCAGGCTGCTTTAAAGTTTCATATTTTATGAAACTTACGCAGCAAAAGAAACCCCTTTTACATTTTCAGGCAGCCTGAAAACAAAAAAGCAGCCTGAAAGCACTTTCAAGCTACTTTTGCTCAACACTTATTCTGTAACGCTTTACGCATTTCTACCGCACGCGCCTGATACTCCCCCATACTTTCCACACCACGCAGAAACCGCGAAAGCTCAGTCAGCGCACGCTCATACACATAACGCTTAAACTCAATCACCTCATCAATCGGTGCCCAATATTCATGCCACCGCCAACCATCAAACTCAGGCTGATGAGTTACTTGCAAATGCACATCAGAATCCTGTCCCACCAATTTCAGCAAAAACCAAATCTGCTTCTGCCCACGATAAGACCCACGCCATTCACGGCGCACCCAATTGGTTGGCACATCATAACGCAACCAATCGCGCGTCCGCCCCAAAATCTTCACATGCTGCGGCAACAGCCCTACTTCCTCAAATAACTCACGATACATCGCCGTTTCAGGACTTTCCCCAGGTTTAATCCCACCTTGCGGAAACTGCCACGAATGCTCACGCACCCGTTTCCCCCAAAAAACCAAATTATCATCGTTCACCAAAATAATGCCAACGTTCGGGCGATACCCCTCTCTATCCAACATCACATAGTCCCCAAATAAAATAAAATTTCCCGAATTTTCCCACAAAACCGCCCCAACTGCCAACGCATGCTAAAATCCCATTTTTCCCATTTAAAACAGCCAAAAGGCAGCCTGAAAAATGAACGAACTCAACCAACTCATGCAAACCGAAAGCTACGGCGAAGCGCAAGAAACCCTCCAATTTTTCCTAGAAGAATGCAGCCTAGACGAAGCCCCAACCACCGAAGAAATCGCCCAATGGCGCGACATACTTAAACAACGCGGCGGCAAATTCACCAAACTCGCCGACCAATGCCAAATTTTTCTAGACGAACTCGCATGAAACTCCCAAAAAACAAATGGCTTGTTTTGGGTGTGCTGTGGTTTATCGCAGGCATCTATTCCCTGATTTTCCGCGAAAGCACCAGCCAAACACCGCCACCCTTTCCCCATTTTGACAAACTCGCCCACTGCCTACTCTTTTTCGCCCAAACATGGCTACTGGCAAAAGCATGGCTCACCGAATCGCTCAAAGTACCCATACGCACCCTATTTATTTTTGGGTTGGTGTACGCCATTTGCAGCGAAATCGCCCAATATTTGCTCACAAAAACACGACAAGGCGACCCATTTGATGCATTGGCAGACATGATTGGCGTAAGCGTTGCACTCTATTTAGCCATCAGCAAGCAAAAAATTAAAAACTAAATTTTATTTATAAACAATAAACTATAAAATTTATACAAAATAAATCACGAATAGAGTTTGACTGTTTTCAGAATTCATATATAATTCAGTCTTCATTCCCTGATAGCTCAGTCGGTAGAGCGACGGACTGTTAATCCGCAGGTCGCTGGTTCGAGCCCAGCTCGGGGAGCCAAATATGGAGAGCTAGATAATTTATCTAGCTCTCTAATTTTTTGTCTATTGCTCAACCTTTCGCGTACGCATTACACTCTTTCTCATCTCAAAATATTCACACCTTAATTGCAGCCTGAAAACACAAAAGGTAATAACATGACATTCTCTCAACAAGACGAACAATTCATGCGCCACGCCCTAGAATTGGCGTGGCAAGGACGCTTTTCCACTTCCCCCAATCCGCGTGTGGGCTGCGTGATTGTGCGCGGCGAGCAAATTGTCGGGCAAGGCTTTCATGTATGCGCTGGCGAACCACACGCCGAAGTTCACGCGCTGCGGCAGGCTGGCGAATTGGCGCGTGGCGCAACAGCTTACGTTACGCTAGAACCATGTTCGCATTACGGACGCACGCCGCCGTGTGCCAAAGGTCTGATTGAAGCAGGCGTGGCGCGTGTGGTTGCCGCCATGCAAGACCCTAATCCGCTGGTGTCTGGCAAAGGTTTGGCAATGTTGACAGAAGCTGGGATTGCGGTGCAACACGGTTTATACGAAGCCGAAGCGCGTGAATTGAACCGCGGATTTTTGTCGCGCATTGAACGTGAACGCCCGTTTGTCCGCGTAAAAGTGGCGATAAGTTTGGACGGCAAAACAGCATTGGCAGACGGGCGCAGCTTTTGGATTACAGGCGCGGCGGCGCGGCATGATGTGCAAGTTTTGCGTGCGGAAAGTTGCGCGGTTTTAACGGGGATTGGCACGATTTTGGCGGACAATCCGCGCTTGAATGTGCGTGATTTTGAGACGATTCGCCAACCGATTCGTGTGGTGTTAGACAGCATTTTCAGGCTGCCTGAAAGTGCAAATGTGGTGCAAGACGGTGGGCAAACGTGGGTATTTTCGTTGGCAGACGCGCCTGATTGGGTGGCGAAATATGCGAATGTTCGCGTTTTCAGGCTGCCTGAAAATCGGGATTTGACGCAAGTTTTGCAGATTTTGGCGCGTGAAAATGTGGGCGAATTGTTGGTGGAAGCAGGTTCTACGGTGGTTTCGGAATTTGTGAAACAAGATTTGGCTGATGAATTAGTGATTTATCAAGCACCAAAATTGTTGGGGGAAACGGGTAAACAGGCTTTCAGGCTGCCTGAAAATGTGCAGGTTTTGGCGCAAGACGGAGATTGGCGCACAGTTTCGCTGGAAACGATGGGCGATGATGTGAAGTGGGTTTTGCGAAGAAGATAAGAAAATGCAGCCTGAAAATGATTTTCAGGCTGCATTTTTTAATCTGCACGTTTAATCGGAATTTTAATATGTGGTTTTGTGGGTTTCGGTGCTTCTTTCAAACCTAGTTCAATTTGCTGCTCTTCAGATAACAAGTCCGACCAGTCGCCATTTTTGTACCATTCTGGACCGTCTAATTCAATCGGGTGTTGAATGCGTTCGCAGCCATTGCCGCACATTAAATCATCGTCTTTACAATATTTGTCGCAACCCCAGCAAATGCGTTCGGGGCGTTTTGGGGTAATAGGGAATTTTTTTGCCATTGTTTCAGTTCATCTTGTTTATGGTTATTTTTCAGGCTGCGTTTAGATTGCAGCCTGAAAACAAATATTTTGGTTATTTTGATGATATTACGCAGCCTGAAAACCTAAGGTGCAAGTCGTTCCTTAATCCAGTTGCCGTTTTCCAAGCGATACACAATTCTATCGTGCAAACGGCTTGGGCGACCTTGCCAAAATTCCACACGGTCTGGAATCACAAGGTAGCCGCCCCAATGTTCAGGGCGCGGCACATGAAGCGGATGTCGCGCACCAAACATCGCCGCGCGCGCCACAATCACTTGCTTGTTCGCAATCACTTGGCTTTGC
This window contains:
- the ribD gene encoding bifunctional diaminohydroxyphosphoribosylaminopyrimidine deaminase/5-amino-6-(5-phosphoribosylamino)uracil reductase RibD, which translates into the protein MTFSQQDEQFMRHALELAWQGRFSTSPNPRVGCVIVRGEQIVGQGFHVCAGEPHAEVHALRQAGELARGATAYVTLEPCSHYGRTPPCAKGLIEAGVARVVAAMQDPNPLVSGKGLAMLTEAGIAVQHGLYEAEARELNRGFLSRIERERPFVRVKVAISLDGKTALADGRSFWITGAAARHDVQVLRAESCAVLTGIGTILADNPRLNVRDFETIRQPIRVVLDSIFRLPESANVVQDGGQTWVFSLADAPDWVAKYANVRVFRLPENRDLTQVLQILARENVGELLVEAGSTVVSEFVKQDLADELVIYQAPKLLGETGKQAFRLPENVQVLAQDGDWRTVSLETMGDDVKWVLRRR
- a CDS encoding ATP-dependent DNA helicase RuvA; its protein translation is MYRIVLHGTESEGKIMACLVELSNIHGHRLYVNTDYIRRVEPRNENPPTTVVVYSCAEGERYFEVDGYVDEVAMMLNEKMR
- a CDS encoding tetratricopeptide repeat protein, yielding MKPLFHQRIAPLAAAILLAFSGSVYAANDSEPVDSKQKIEQEERTRKEEAAKRTDHIFTLLFGEIALTENRLSESLGSYVNVYNRTQSPEVAERIMEISTQVRAYNVAETIYQKWRASEPNPSPALRRWGWVRAISNNQLDVAMADMKQVFVEANSDEQRSKLLAILAEYALQSPDKAEGISSQVIQLAREYSDLPESALVEVIYNGNKGAQVMSALKRLATLDKDISPTTMRILFHELNKNPDLLTTFFKKTDSSKLAPIWRELEVENLIASGQYDAAEQKIQKLLNEETKSANVYFQAARLHMYQGADIDTVAKYYQQAYEHGSDDDKARAAINMSVQYASMSDWRNAEDWAQRITHSHYLFDKWSLLTMIADKQQNWQKTYEYSKEAFKHPTYSDSIFSILDLQGAYLRSMSQVLPQKKLLAELNAHMANLEKSQQSVLKTELLMIALEFRANLYSLMSQPEKGIADLRKLLALEPDNAMFKNNLGYVLLELKPSKYMNEALPLIQAAYDAEPNNVMYNDSLGWAYYKKGQAQMALPYLEFAYDNFENAEVASHLGEVYWALKQPEKAKEIWQKAWIQSPKDKYLLNTLKRFKVQFK
- a CDS encoding outer membrane lipoprotein LolB, which encodes MKLKHIFLSGCVCLLTACVATTSQTPAQWQAQRDNRQFEASGRLGVKINEKGSYANFDWSRKNGVETIDVNTPIGTTVGQLCQDSQGVLAQDSNGKVYLADTPEQLSEQLLGYDLPVKYLGVWANGEWVRDVPHSFTADGKLQQSGWEISRELTEEGMPRILLLESEDLTLRMVFTEYSSELMQPEKWELCAARK
- a CDS encoding biotin--[acetyl-CoA-carboxylase] ligase, which translates into the protein MSFQPLLATLADTQPHHITELAKQLGCLPQQLNMIWQQVPNHLRPLLRQRDGYWQLSRPIAMLPENHSQPNFTLDVQPETESTNTLLAERVHSGKSSHRHIIVAHSQTQGRGRQGRKWQNNLGECLMFSLGWTFDKPQVELLALAPVTALACQQALQALGCPAQIKWPNDLVIGLDKLGGILIESIRKDGKTHAIIGIGINFMQPETQENITSFQAAATQKHNISTLFGQIIEKLDTVLTQFAEQGFAPFQAAYEAVHRDQHQTVSLLRDNQVICNGRILGISPTGALRLQTAQGEQEIISGEISLRRPEQLSGSLKKYLLLDGGNSRLKWAWVENATINHISHAPYRDLTRLQQEWEEHGTLDTQIIGSAVCGDIKKELVQSRLPYPIEWLTSMPQALGMINHYRNPAEHGADRWFNALGSRKFSQNASVIVSCGTAVTVDAVTADKHYLGGTIMPGFHLMRESLLQRTAQLQRPEGQYYAFPTTTANAISTGMLDAVCGSIMLMHTRLKERCQTPVDIILTGGGANKILEALPHDFTLTNTVKIIDNLVIYGLINWIKNK
- a CDS encoding DUF3079 domain-containing protein, with the translated sequence MAKKFPITPKRPERICWGCDKYCKDDDLMCGNGCERIQHPIELDGPEWYKNGDWSDLLSEEQQIELGLKEAPKPTKPHIKIPIKRAD
- a CDS encoding VanZ family protein, with translation MKLPKNKWLVLGVLWFIAGIYSLIFRESTSQTPPPFPHFDKLAHCLLFFAQTWLLAKAWLTESLKVPIRTLFIFGLVYAICSEIAQYLLTKTRQGDPFDALADMIGVSVALYLAISKQKIKN
- a CDS encoding hemerythrin domain-containing protein, encoding MTDQSVWQNAPLPATVDHVLERFHETHRRQFASIIPLAQKVSERHADKVSADLLPLVQHIEAELASHMMKEERMLFPMIKGGMGRNAGMPIRVMMMEHEDHSAVLQQLFDLTDNLTPPADACNSWQRLYAELREFADDLLAHIDFENNLLFPRALNEEA
- a CDS encoding RNA pyrophosphohydrolase, which encodes MLDREGYRPNVGIILVNDDNLVFWGKRVREHSWQFPQGGIKPGESPETAMYRELFEEVGLLPQHVKILGRTRDWLRYDVPTNWVRREWRGSYRGQKQIWFLLKLVGQDSDVHLQVTHQPEFDGWRWHEYWAPIDEVIEFKRYVYERALTELSRFLRGVESMGEYQARAVEMRKALQNKC